In one Spirosoma rigui genomic region, the following are encoded:
- a CDS encoding alpha/beta hydrolase yields the protein MIHNPNNFLTAGQPLNEATSVMVMVHGRGGSAADILSLSNHIKSDKFAFIAPQATGNTWYPTSFLRPLNENEPYLSSALDVLASLRGRLQSDYNFKPAQIYWLGFSQGACLTLEFVARNAMQYGGIFGLSGGLIGPAGTDRQYEGSFEKTPVFLGCSDVDSHVPKERVLESEHVFDRMGAAVTTKLYPNFPHSINEDELNIVNLLIADERLV from the coding sequence ATGATCCACAATCCGAATAATTTCCTTACCGCTGGTCAACCGTTAAATGAGGCAACCAGCGTTATGGTCATGGTCCATGGCCGGGGCGGTTCAGCCGCCGATATTCTTTCGCTTTCCAACCACATCAAGAGCGATAAATTTGCGTTCATTGCCCCGCAGGCAACCGGCAATACCTGGTATCCTACCTCGTTCCTGCGACCTCTGAACGAGAACGAACCTTACCTGTCGTCGGCACTGGACGTGCTGGCTAGTTTGCGGGGTCGGCTACAGTCGGATTATAATTTTAAGCCCGCCCAAATTTACTGGCTGGGCTTCTCACAGGGAGCGTGCCTGACACTCGAATTCGTTGCCCGAAATGCGATGCAGTATGGTGGTATTTTCGGGCTGAGCGGTGGGCTTATCGGTCCGGCCGGCACCGATCGGCAGTATGAAGGATCGTTCGAAAAGACGCCCGTTTTTTTGGGATGCAGCGATGTGGATTCGCACGTACCCAAAGAACGCGTTCTAGAATCTGAACACGTTTTTGATCGGATGGGAGCGGCTGTCACCACAAAGTTATATCCGAATTTTCCTCACTCTATCAACGAAGATGAGTTAAACATCGTTAATTTGCTGATAGCAGATGAACGGTTGGTCTGA
- the mfd gene encoding transcription-repair coupling factor, which produces MKPDELLGLYTDDAFIKLLAEPFSRKPSTDPQRLQIKGLAGSLDAVLASAIFKTVGGNHLYVLTDRDEAAYFFNDLQNLLGREVLLFPMSYKKPYQYEEVENANVLMRAEVLNKLNPAPKDGLLMVTYPEALFEKVINKRSLQANTLTIRVGEKLDTSFVSELLQNYEFEKTDFVYEAGQFSVRGGIIDVFSFASEYPFRIDLFGDEVESIRKFNPESQLSTDPVDFINIIPNIQTKLVEESREPFLNFLPEATTIWAKDIEFTLEIIEKCYEKAEQSFETVVSGSGGIQIVLDPNDLFETRRSFLNQIKSFRTVEFGRKFYFKTEGRQQYQSKPQPSFNKDFKRLVDTLGENQSKGYTNIIAAESFKQLDRLRTIFEELDPFVTFQPMNIGLREGFLDDALKIACFTDHQIFDRYYKYRVQDKFSKSKALTLRELKTLQPGDYVTHVDHGIGRFAGLERVDNAGNEQEAIRLIYRDNDILLVSIHSLHKIAKYSGREGGPPTMSKLGSQEWEQKKSRIRKQVKDIARELIALYAKRRNAPGFAFSRDSFLQAELESSFLYEDTPDQAKATNDVKDDMEQPHPMDRLVCGDVGFGKTEIAIRAAFKAVTDNKQVAVLVPTTILAMQHYRTFMERMADFPVKIDYINRFRTPAQVKEILKGVASGEIGILIGTHRIVNKDIKFKDLGLLIIDEEQKFGVKTKDRLKEMRVEVDVLTLTATPIPRTLHFSLMGARDLSVIATPPPNRQPVTTEVHPFNEATIRDAVSYEIRRGGQVFFVHNRVNDIESIGNLIMRLVPEARIGVAHGQMDGEKLERMMTRFIEGEYDVLVSTNIIESGLDISNANTILINNAHYFGLSDLHQMRGRVGRSNRKAFCYLLTPPPSVLTADARKRLQTLEDFSDLGEGFKIAMRDLDIRGAGNLLGAEQSGFVNDLGFEMYHKVLDEAVQELRESEFKDLFETKPGDLKLALPDTVIETDLQVVIPERYVSNISERLALYTRLDSLANPEELAAFRQEILDRFGPMPEEVENLIKMVSVRWMAERLYLEKLTLKNNILKGYFVSNGNDPRVNSFFTSDQFGRVIEYIKRNPSKCSLRESKNRPVFTHTDVHSVEQLDEIMAELTN; this is translated from the coding sequence TTGAAACCTGACGAATTACTCGGCCTTTACACCGACGATGCTTTTATAAAATTGCTGGCCGAACCTTTCAGCCGCAAGCCTTCGACCGATCCTCAGCGATTGCAAATCAAAGGACTGGCTGGCAGCCTGGATGCCGTGCTGGCATCGGCGATTTTTAAAACTGTGGGTGGTAATCACCTTTACGTTTTAACGGATCGCGACGAGGCCGCTTACTTCTTCAACGACCTTCAGAATCTCCTTGGCCGGGAGGTCCTGCTGTTTCCTATGTCGTACAAGAAACCCTATCAGTACGAAGAAGTTGAGAACGCAAATGTGCTGATGCGGGCAGAGGTGTTGAACAAATTGAATCCCGCGCCCAAGGATGGGCTGCTGATGGTAACGTATCCGGAAGCACTATTCGAAAAAGTAATCAATAAGCGTTCACTCCAGGCCAATACACTGACCATTCGGGTGGGGGAGAAGCTCGACACCAGTTTCGTATCGGAACTACTGCAGAATTACGAATTCGAAAAAACGGATTTCGTGTATGAGGCCGGTCAATTTTCAGTACGGGGTGGTATCATCGATGTCTTTTCGTTTGCCAGTGAATATCCGTTCCGAATCGATCTGTTCGGTGATGAGGTAGAGAGCATTCGGAAGTTCAACCCAGAGTCGCAGCTCTCTACCGACCCGGTCGATTTTATTAACATCATCCCGAATATCCAGACCAAGCTTGTTGAAGAAAGCCGGGAACCGTTCCTCAACTTTTTGCCAGAAGCCACAACGATCTGGGCCAAGGATATTGAGTTTACGCTCGAAATTATTGAAAAGTGTTACGAAAAAGCCGAGCAGAGTTTTGAGACGGTAGTGTCTGGCAGCGGGGGCATTCAGATTGTACTGGACCCCAACGATCTGTTCGAAACCCGGCGTTCGTTCCTGAACCAGATCAAAAGCTTCCGCACAGTTGAGTTTGGGCGTAAGTTTTACTTCAAGACCGAAGGACGACAGCAGTACCAATCCAAACCCCAGCCGTCGTTCAATAAAGATTTCAAACGGCTCGTCGATACGTTAGGGGAGAACCAGTCGAAAGGCTATACGAATATTATTGCGGCCGAATCGTTCAAGCAGCTTGACCGGCTACGCACGATCTTTGAAGAACTTGATCCGTTTGTTACCTTCCAACCCATGAACATTGGGCTGCGGGAAGGTTTTCTCGACGATGCGCTGAAGATTGCCTGCTTCACTGATCACCAGATTTTCGATCGCTATTATAAATACCGGGTACAGGATAAATTCTCCAAGTCAAAGGCACTTACCCTGCGGGAGTTAAAGACCCTGCAACCGGGTGACTACGTTACCCACGTCGACCACGGTATCGGGCGGTTTGCGGGACTGGAACGTGTCGACAACGCCGGTAACGAGCAGGAAGCGATCCGGCTCATCTACCGAGACAATGACATTCTGCTTGTAAGTATCCACAGCCTGCACAAGATCGCTAAATATAGCGGTCGGGAAGGGGGCCCGCCAACTATGAGCAAACTTGGCTCGCAGGAGTGGGAGCAGAAAAAATCCCGAATCAGGAAACAGGTAAAAGACATTGCCCGTGAACTGATTGCCTTATATGCCAAACGACGGAATGCACCGGGCTTCGCCTTCAGCCGCGATAGCTTTCTGCAGGCCGAGCTGGAATCGTCCTTCCTGTATGAAGATACACCTGACCAAGCCAAAGCAACCAACGACGTCAAAGACGATATGGAGCAGCCGCACCCCATGGATCGGCTGGTATGCGGTGACGTAGGATTCGGCAAGACGGAGATTGCCATTCGAGCCGCTTTTAAGGCGGTTACAGACAATAAACAGGTTGCGGTGCTCGTCCCAACCACCATCCTGGCGATGCAGCATTACAGGACGTTTATGGAACGCATGGCTGATTTCCCGGTGAAGATCGATTATATAAACAGATTCCGAACGCCAGCGCAGGTGAAGGAAATTCTGAAAGGCGTGGCATCGGGTGAAATCGGTATTTTGATCGGAACCCACCGGATCGTTAACAAGGACATCAAATTTAAAGACCTTGGACTACTCATTATTGACGAAGAGCAGAAATTCGGGGTCAAGACCAAAGACCGGCTAAAAGAGATGCGCGTCGAAGTGGACGTGCTGACACTGACGGCAACACCTATTCCGCGCACACTGCACTTCTCGCTGATGGGTGCCCGTGACCTTTCTGTCATCGCTACCCCCCCGCCCAATCGGCAACCCGTAACGACAGAGGTTCACCCATTCAACGAAGCCACGATTCGGGATGCGGTGAGTTACGAGATCCGGCGGGGCGGGCAGGTATTCTTTGTGCATAACCGGGTTAACGACATTGAATCCATTGGTAACCTGATTATGCGACTCGTTCCCGAAGCGCGGATCGGCGTGGCGCACGGGCAGATGGATGGCGAAAAACTGGAACGTATGATGACCCGATTCATCGAAGGCGAATATGACGTACTGGTCTCAACCAACATCATTGAGTCGGGGCTGGACATTTCGAACGCCAACACAATCCTGATCAACAACGCGCATTATTTCGGTTTGTCCGATCTTCACCAGATGCGTGGTCGGGTAGGGCGCTCAAATAGAAAAGCCTTCTGTTACCTGTTGACTCCTCCGCCTTCGGTTCTGACAGCTGACGCTCGCAAGCGATTGCAAACCTTGGAGGACTTCTCCGATTTGGGAGAAGGTTTCAAGATTGCCATGCGCGATCTCGACATCCGGGGTGCGGGTAATTTGCTGGGTGCCGAACAGAGCGGCTTTGTCAATGACTTAGGTTTTGAAATGTACCACAAAGTGCTGGACGAAGCCGTGCAGGAACTGCGGGAGAGTGAATTCAAGGACTTGTTCGAAACCAAACCCGGCGACCTTAAACTGGCCCTGCCTGATACTGTTATTGAAACCGATTTGCAGGTTGTTATTCCCGAACGCTACGTCTCCAATATCTCTGAGCGTCTGGCGTTATATACCCGGTTAGACAGCTTGGCCAATCCGGAGGAATTGGCCGCGTTCAGGCAGGAGATTCTTGACCGATTTGGGCCGATGCCAGAGGAGGTAGAAAATCTCATTAAAATGGTCAGTGTTCGCTGGATGGCAGAGCGGTTGTACCTTGAAAAACTGACGCTTAAGAATAATATCCTGAAGGGCTACTTCGTTTCTAACGGGAATGATCCTCGGGTCAATAGTTTCTTCACATCCGACCAATTTGGCAGGGTAATTGAGTATATTAAACGAAATCCGTCAAAGTGTTCGTTACGGGAATCGAAGAATCGGCCAGTATTCACCCACACCGATGTGCATTCGGTAGAGCAATTGGATGAAATTATGGCTGAACTGACAAATTAA
- a CDS encoding SUMF1/EgtB/PvdO family nonheme iron enzyme — translation MIQKYHLQRAAYVLLATIALTACSKSKHPTSVKPGKKSTATGIAYNEKDGFQVKKFAGQKAGPNLVFIEGGRFTMGALEEDVMNTRDNRERTVSIQSFYMDETEMANVHYLEYLNAITRDSSEEVVSRALPDTTVWAKDMSFNDSYVTQYLRYPAFRYYPVVGVSWVQATDYAIWRTNAVNNELAKGGAKAGSGKKGGGFSLKRKSKKEADPALAETAPAETATAAAAPAKPSLESGMILPDYRLPTEAEWEYAAKALIGTQYMDENQINQRIYPWDGSSVRNPKKGRKQGQMLANFKRGRGDYAGIAGRSNDGAIITNEIYAYPANDFGLYNMAGNVNEWVYDVYRPLSYQDVNDLNPIRRNGYGDDSKNYDTKNKNSIIDDKLRVYKGGSWNDVAYWLSPGTRRFLDQDSATAMVGFRCAMIGVGRNK, via the coding sequence ATGATTCAGAAGTATCACCTGCAACGAGCGGCTTATGTGCTCCTGGCGACGATTGCGCTGACCGCTTGCAGCAAATCCAAGCACCCGACCAGCGTAAAACCGGGTAAGAAAAGTACGGCGACAGGTATCGCTTATAATGAAAAGGATGGGTTTCAGGTGAAGAAGTTCGCCGGTCAGAAAGCAGGACCGAACCTGGTTTTCATTGAAGGTGGCCGGTTTACCATGGGTGCCCTCGAAGAAGATGTCATGAATACTCGTGACAACCGTGAGCGGACGGTATCCATTCAATCGTTCTACATGGACGAGACGGAGATGGCTAACGTGCATTATCTTGAGTACCTGAATGCAATTACCCGCGATTCGTCGGAAGAAGTAGTTAGCCGGGCGCTGCCTGACACGACTGTCTGGGCGAAAGATATGTCCTTTAACGATTCGTACGTAACTCAATACCTGCGTTACCCGGCTTTCCGGTACTACCCCGTAGTAGGTGTATCGTGGGTACAGGCTACCGACTACGCAATCTGGCGGACCAATGCTGTCAATAACGAATTGGCAAAAGGCGGTGCCAAAGCAGGAAGCGGTAAGAAAGGGGGCGGATTCTCACTGAAGCGCAAGTCGAAGAAAGAAGCTGATCCGGCTCTGGCTGAAACGGCTCCGGCTGAAACAGCAACTGCCGCTGCGGCACCCGCAAAACCAAGTCTTGAAAGTGGCATGATCCTGCCCGACTATCGCCTGCCAACCGAAGCAGAGTGGGAGTACGCTGCCAAAGCCCTCATCGGAACGCAGTACATGGACGAAAACCAAATCAACCAGCGTATCTATCCCTGGGATGGTTCATCGGTACGTAACCCGAAGAAGGGGCGCAAACAGGGTCAGATGCTGGCCAACTTCAAACGCGGTCGTGGTGACTACGCGGGTATTGCCGGTCGGTCAAACGATGGAGCCATTATCACTAACGAAATTTACGCGTACCCAGCTAACGACTTCGGCCTGTACAACATGGCAGGTAATGTAAACGAGTGGGTATACGACGTATACCGCCCACTATCGTATCAGGATGTGAATGACCTGAACCCGATTCGCCGGAACGGTTACGGTGACGATTCGAAGAACTACGACACCAAGAATAAAAACTCGATCATCGACGACAAGCTCCGGGTCTACAAAGGTGGTTCCTGGAATGACGTAGCATACTGGCTGTCGCCCGGCACCCGCCGGTTCCTGGACCAGGATTCAGCAACAGCCATGGTCGGTTTCCGTTGCGCCATGATTGGTGTTGGGCGGAACAAATAA
- a CDS encoding barstar family protein, whose protein sequence is MTPNILISQSERELEARYNDYFIAHIDGRKTTTLRQFYEEMADLLEIPDFGFTLEALNDSLNDLQWLEDERIVLYFTNTNDLISKERDPAKVGNVLNILDATAEDWKWVDDDAIDKKVLVIVFEDSPRIRKMLENENIDFGMLSEED, encoded by the coding sequence ATGACGCCTAACATCCTGATTTCTCAGTCGGAACGTGAACTCGAAGCGCGGTATAACGACTATTTCATTGCTCATATCGACGGCCGAAAAACCACAACACTCCGGCAGTTTTATGAAGAGATGGCCGACCTGCTGGAAATACCGGACTTCGGCTTTACGCTGGAAGCATTGAACGATTCGCTTAATGATCTACAGTGGCTCGAAGACGAACGAATTGTGTTGTATTTCACCAACACAAACGACCTCATCAGTAAGGAACGGGACCCGGCCAAGGTGGGGAACGTGCTGAATATTCTGGACGCCACGGCCGAAGACTGGAAGTGGGTCGATGATGATGCGATAGACAAAAAAGTACTAGTGATCGTTTTCGAAGACAGCCCCCGAATCCGTAAAATGCTGGAAAACGAAAACATTGATTTTGGAATGCTCAGCGAGGAAGATTAG
- a CDS encoding muconolactone Delta-isomerase family protein translates to MSQYMVEFDLPDVMDEGFANRIPAQRLKVEELMEKGFLLSYSLSVDRQKLWCIFKADSETEVMESVSEFPLIKYMTPVITELMFHNMVAARIPLFSLN, encoded by the coding sequence ATGAGCCAGTACATGGTTGAATTTGATCTTCCAGACGTGATGGACGAGGGGTTCGCAAACCGGATTCCTGCCCAGCGACTTAAGGTGGAAGAATTGATGGAGAAAGGTTTCTTACTCTCGTACTCGCTCTCCGTTGACCGGCAGAAACTTTGGTGCATTTTCAAAGCCGACTCCGAGACTGAAGTGATGGAGTCGGTTTCAGAGTTTCCCCTCATAAAATACATGACTCCCGTTATCACCGAGTTGATGTTCCATAATATGGTGGCGGCTCGAATACCTCTTTTTTCGCTGAACTAA
- a CDS encoding ring-cleaving dioxygenase, whose amino-acid sequence METLINGLHHVTTLAGDTQRNVDYYTGLLGLRLVKKTVNFDAPDVYHLYYGNETGSPGTILTFFPYGNLPRGRKGVGQLTYTAFSVPTAAMSFWIDRLHEQSIPYAGPYKRFSETYLRFEDFDGAGVELVFNDEDQRPGWNNGRIPLEFAVRGFHTVTLNESNPDKTVKLLTETMQHTLVSEEEGRFRFKAGVGGPGNYVDVLHSPTDVRSLQGAGSVHHVAFSTDSDATQLTIQALLTEAGYHPTNVLDRQYFHSIYFREPGGILFEIATNPPGFAVDEPLAELGMALKLPPQYESRRAKVEAELPEIVLN is encoded by the coding sequence ATGGAAACGCTCATAAACGGACTTCACCACGTTACAACTCTGGCAGGAGATACCCAACGCAACGTTGATTACTACACCGGCTTGCTGGGGCTGCGGCTTGTTAAAAAGACGGTCAACTTCGACGCGCCGGACGTTTATCACCTGTACTACGGCAACGAAACAGGGTCTCCGGGTACTATCCTGACGTTCTTCCCATACGGAAACCTACCCCGTGGGCGTAAAGGTGTTGGCCAATTGACCTACACGGCGTTTTCGGTGCCAACAGCCGCCATGAGTTTCTGGATTGATCGGCTACATGAGCAAAGCATTCCGTATGCGGGACCGTACAAACGTTTTTCGGAAACGTACCTCCGGTTTGAAGATTTCGACGGAGCCGGTGTCGAGCTGGTATTTAACGACGAAGATCAGCGGCCGGGCTGGAACAACGGACGTATTCCGCTGGAGTTTGCCGTTCGCGGATTCCATACCGTTACGTTAAACGAATCCAATCCTGACAAAACCGTCAAATTGCTCACGGAAACCATGCAGCATACGCTGGTAAGTGAAGAAGAGGGACGGTTCCGGTTCAAAGCTGGCGTTGGTGGCCCTGGCAACTACGTTGACGTGTTACACTCGCCTACTGATGTTCGCTCGCTGCAGGGTGCCGGATCGGTTCACCACGTCGCGTTTTCGACCGATTCAGATGCTACCCAGCTGACGATTCAGGCGCTGCTGACCGAAGCTGGCTACCACCCGACGAACGTGCTGGACCGGCAGTATTTCCACAGCATTTATTTCCGGGAGCCCGGCGGTATCCTGTTCGAGATTGCAACGAACCCACCGGGTTTTGCGGTCGACGAGCCCCTGGCTGAATTGGGCATGGCTCTGAAGCTGCCCCCGCAGTATGAGTCACGCCGGGCCAAAGTCGAAGCTGAGTTACCCGAGATCGTTCTCAACTAA
- the pdhA gene encoding pyruvate dehydrogenase (acetyl-transferring) E1 component subunit alpha: MASVKEKAKQNGNAPSPKSAVAAKAQHPKERYMYWYESMQLQRKFEEKAGQLYGQQKIRGFCHLYIGQEAGSSGSYTALTKDDKWITAYRDHGIPLALGSDPKAVMAELFAKQTGSSKGKGGSMHIFDKSVNFVGGHGIVGAQVPMGAGIAFAEKYNKTNNLCICFMGDGAVRQGALHEAFNMAMLWKLPVIFVVENNGYAMGTSVARTSNVTELYTIGESYDMPAEPVDAMDVEAVHEAVGRAAERARAGDGPTFLEFRTYRYRGHSMSDPQKYRSKDEVEQYKQRDPIEMIKARILEQGIATEDDLNAIDQKIKGIVDESVKFAEESPFPPAEEAFKDVYMQADYPFLME, from the coding sequence ATGGCGAGCGTCAAAGAGAAAGCTAAACAGAACGGTAATGCTCCGTCGCCGAAGTCGGCCGTTGCTGCCAAAGCGCAACACCCAAAGGAGCGCTATATGTACTGGTACGAGTCGATGCAGTTGCAGCGGAAATTCGAAGAGAAAGCCGGTCAGCTTTATGGGCAGCAAAAAATTCGTGGCTTCTGTCACCTGTATATCGGGCAGGAAGCGGGTTCGTCGGGGTCCTATACGGCACTTACCAAAGACGATAAATGGATAACGGCTTACCGTGACCACGGTATCCCACTGGCGCTCGGCTCCGACCCGAAAGCGGTGATGGCTGAGTTATTTGCCAAACAGACGGGTTCGTCAAAAGGCAAAGGCGGCTCCATGCACATCTTTGATAAGTCTGTCAACTTTGTGGGCGGACACGGTATTGTAGGCGCTCAGGTGCCGATGGGCGCGGGCATTGCTTTCGCCGAAAAATACAACAAGACTAATAACCTCTGCATCTGTTTCATGGGCGACGGCGCCGTTCGTCAGGGTGCCCTGCATGAAGCCTTCAACATGGCGATGCTGTGGAAACTGCCCGTCATTTTCGTGGTTGAAAACAACGGCTATGCTATGGGTACGTCGGTCGCCCGTACATCGAACGTAACGGAACTGTACACCATCGGCGAATCCTACGATATGCCCGCCGAGCCCGTTGACGCGATGGACGTTGAAGCCGTTCACGAAGCCGTTGGCCGCGCTGCCGAGCGGGCCCGTGCCGGTGATGGTCCTACTTTCCTGGAATTCCGGACGTATCGCTACCGCGGTCACTCCATGTCTGACCCCCAGAAATACCGGTCTAAAGACGAGGTGGAGCAGTACAAACAGCGTGATCCGATCGAAATGATCAAAGCGCGGATTCTGGAGCAGGGTATTGCTACAGAAGATGATCTAAATGCTATTGATCAGAAGATTAAAGGGATTGTTGATGAGTCGGTGAAGTTTGCCGAAGAATCGCCCTTCCCACCTGCTGAAGAAGCCTTCAAAGATGTGTACATGCAGGCCGATTACCCATTCCTGATGGAATAA